The genome window ACAAATTTATTTGTTTTACAATTCTTAGATTGGTGATCAACGCAACTTGGACAGATCCCACAGGACACTTGAAAGCTAACAGCCACAGATGATCCGATGATAAATTGATCCTGGATATCTTCTGAGACCTCGACTACACGACCAATAAACTCGTGACCTATGGGAAAATTCGGTCGAAACAATGTCGCTCCTTGAATTATAGGTAAATCCAAATCGCATCTTGCAATTGCGATTGGTTCAACAATCATTTGATTCTTTCCAGATATGGATGGCTCATCGATATCCACCCATTCCAATAAATTCTTCTTCTTGTAATATAAAGTCTTCATAAATCTCCTCACTAAATAGAAATTCCAAAAAATTCCTTATCTAGTCTTAAACAAAAATAGACAAGTCTGTCTATTCGCAATGGAATTACAATAAAATATCTTAACGAAAAAAGCAAGAAAAAAATAGACAGAACAGTCCATTTTTTAAAAAATGTGAATAGATCAGAATTTTGATTAAGAAATCAATTTAAAATAGATACATTATGAACGATAAGCCAAAAGAAAGAATCCTTGAAACCTCCCAGAGATTATTCTATATTCAAGGTTATGATGCAACTGGGATCAATCAAATCTTAGAAGAATCGGGCACTCACAAGAATAGTTTGTATAAATATTTCCCGAGTAAAAAAGATTTAGGAATCGCATATTTGGAATCGCAAAAAATATCTATCCTTGATTTTGTAAAAAAATTGTCCCAACAGAATCCGAATTTAAAAGATTTTATTCGAACTTGGATTAATATGATACTCAGACAGACAAGATCTGATCAATTCATGGGATGCCCCTTTGCTAATTTCAGTTCTCAAACTCTATCAGATAGAGAAAGTTTTCATGCAGTCTTAAAATCAGCATTGAATGATTGGATACAAATTATTGGGAAGTATTTTGAAGATTGCAAGAAAGATAGACAATTGCCAGAAAGTATGGATCCTTACGATCTTGCTACTCAACTAATTTCTATTTATGAAGGAAATGTTCAAATGTATCTTATCTCTCATGACAAAAACTATATCAAACGGATTGAGACTGATTTCCTCGCTAGGATAACTTAAAATCCCCAATCCGTTTGCCGTTGTATATGAATATATGCTTATATATTAATATTTATTTTTACTGAGCTCGTTTAGGAAAGCAGCAGATTTTATTTAGAATTTCTGGAAACCAAAAATCGTTAGCTTCATTGCTTCGAAATGAGGGAAGGATCAAAGCTAGATGAGTTATTGCAATCACAATTGCACCTGGTAATAAATTTGTTGCGATAAAATAAACAATTCCCGATTGAATCACAATAGGAGAACTAGTCAATGACCAAGCCGAAAAATCTTTACTCACAACGTAAAAGGATAATGCAATTGTGTGGAGAGTTATTAGAATGCAATGAACCAAATATTCCATGGGTTCAAGTCCTCCCAGATTCTTTCGCGCATTCCTCTCTTCCCATATATCAATAAATTGAACGATAAGATCAGCTATAACAAGACCAAAAATTATTATAAATGCTATTCCACGGATATCATAGAGATAAAGGCCGAATATCATTATGGGAAATAGCAATGCGCGAACTGTATGTAATTTGTGTTCATATAAACTCTGCTCGAATGCATACAATCTGTATTTCCAGAGATGGAAATATACCCCGTCTACAAATGCGAGCATCGAGTAGGCTCCTATAAAAATTGAAGAAATTTCTAGATTATTCATATTCACTCCCTTTGAGAAAACTTTGTTCCCAATATATGTATATGTGCACCTATATGCATATATTGTCAATATTAAAATAAAAAAAGATGACTAGTTTTTTTTAGGATAAAGGCTGGTCTGGATGACGAAAAAATCAGCTATAAAGCTTTCAAAGGAAGAACTTAAGGAAAAGACACTAGCTAGCCTAAGCCAAGTCTTAGATGCGAAATTCTTAACGGCTTTATCTGAACCAAGTCGAGTTGATCTATTGAAGCAGGTTATTAGAATGGAGCGGGCTGATATATCTCAATTGAGTGAGAAATCTAGCCTAGATCGATCGGTAATTTCTCGTCACCTGAACATATTGTTCGAAGCGGGAATTCTTGGACGGATCAAGGAAGGTCGTCAAATGTTCTACTTCCTCAATCCAACTGAGGCGATTCGCAAGCTGCGTTTGATACTCGAAAATATGGAAGAAATCATTCGATCATGCTGCTGAGTCTCATTAACGGCACATGCTTACAAACAATAACTATTTGTATTTAAGTGCAATATTTCATTTTTTTAGATTATTTTTCTGTTTTTTTGGAAATATTAAATAATCTAGCTGTTACATAAATTAGTGATTGCTAATAGTCAACAAATCAAATAGCCTATCATTTACAAAAAACTGAATGTATACATAAAGCTCAATAGGTAGAATTATTTATTTAGCGAGATTTTAGAATTAAGGAACCAATCAATGCAGAAATTTAAATCGAAAAGAAATAATTCACAAAAACATGGATTTATATTTGTATTAACAACTCTCTCAATTTTAATATTTTTTGTTCATTGTAAACCCAGTGAATGGTTTGGAGCGAGATCTGAGTCCAATCCAGGAATAGTCGTGATTTTTACAAATGGAGAAGTGGAAATTATTCGGACACATGCTGAGAAAACGGAAAGTATATCACCAAAACAAGGCATGGTACTTTTTGCGAATGACCAGATCAAGACAGGTTCCGGATCAATTGATCTACAAAGTCCGCAAGGAAATTTATTACGAATCAAAGCTTATACCAATCTAAAACTAGAATCTTTGGGAGCAGCAAATTCTGGACAAACTACCGTCAATATCAGTTGGGGAGAATTATTAGTAAAAACCAAAAAATTGAAATCAAACGATGATTTTCAAGTAAAAACTCCAACCGCTGTTGCGGGAGTTAGAGGAACTACGTTTAGCGTCGAACTAGAAAAAGATAAAATCCCGAAAATAAAAGTTTTTGAAGGATCCGTTGCTATATCTTTTCGAATGGATGAACTCAAAGAAATTCAAAAAGATCCATTAGAAAAAGAAAGCTATGAGAAATTAATATCATTGCTTGAATCGAAGGAAGTGATTCTTGGAGCAACAGAAGAGTCTCAGATCAATCCGACCTTTCACGAAATTTTTCATCTAATCAATTATAAAAAAGATGGTGAGCTTCCTAGTATAGAGAAAATCGATAAGTTAGTGACTGATAGCGACAACTTGTTACAGAAATCAAATTTTGAAATTACTCCGCAGAAACAGGCGGAAGTCGAGACCTTAGTTCCAACCAGAGAAGAATTAATAACCGAATCAATTGCAAATCAAGAAATAAAAGACGAATCAAAATCCGAAGAAATAGAAAACAAAATTGCTGCCAATCATAAAGAAGAAATGGAAAATGCAATTGGGAATATTGAAACCAGAGCGAATGAAAAGAAACTTGAATCTGAGAAAGACATTCAGAACTACTACAGTATATTAGAAATAGTAAATATGTCTAACGGTGAGAAATTATCGGGTGCAATTATTACTCAGATCGGCGATACAATCATTCTGCATTCAACCAAAGGAACAACTCGACTCGAGCTATCAGATATCGAATTTGTTGAATACAAAAGTTTTAAACTACAGACTAAAACTAAAAAATAAAACTTTAGTGATTAGTTAATATTCGAATTTGTTCATTGAAAATCGTTACTTTAGAGAATGTTACTTTAGAGAATCGTTGAGCATGAAAATTGCTCAACACATTTATCGAGGGTCTTACGTTTATTAGATTCAGAAATTTCAGAACCTAAATCGGATTAAGTTTCTTATCAAGAACATAGACTCGGTAGTCTCGCACAACCCAGACCCAGATCCCAATAAACATTGCAGTTGCAATCCATGCTCCTAAATTTGAAGCAGGAATAAGAAAGAAGTCCACTACGCCGTGTTGCATAACAGCAAGGAAAAAAGCAAAGCCTACAAGCCCGCGTCTGCTAGAAATACTTGGAATGGAATTTGACTTTAACAAAAACAATGCGAAGCATAGATTGATTAGCATATGAATATTGGAAGAATGGATTGTTCGTCCGATATAGGTTTCAAATCTCTTTTCTGGAACTTCACTAAATATATAGTATGAATTTTCTATAAAAGCAAAACCAAGTGCTGTAAATCCTGCCGCCGGAACAATTCCTTTATTCCAAGTTTTATCTGGATTTCTCAAAAGAAAAAAACCAATCAACAGAATAAAACTAATCTTGAATGCTTCTTCAACCATTCCAGCTTGAATAAATGCTAGATGTATAGTCTGAGTAAGAAGAGATTTTGGTTTTTTGGCTTTGATTTCTACTTGTGGCCATATGATAGGATTTACTTCTAAGATGAGATAGGTCGAAAGAATTCCTGCAAGAAAACATAAAGCAGAGACCATCAAAACTCGTAAAAATGAAATTTGCTTTGTTGTATTTTGATCTATTGATAAACTATTTCCAAAACTTTTTGGATAAGTTGCAATTAGTACATATGCCCAGGGCAATATGGAAAAGAATCCCCAAACTAAAGCGGTTATTGTTAGATCTTCAAATTTCATTCGATCTCCTCCATGTATCGTCCATCGAAATGAGTAACCATTTCTTTTTGAAGTGGAGTTGGCATAGCATCTGGATCTAATGTTCCATTCCAAAAAAGCTCGGTTACACGAATATCATTTCCGTTTTTGGATGGAGGCGACATCAAGGGTGATAGTCCTTCAATTAGTTCAATTGTAAGTAAATCTTGATCTGGATATTCCGAACCTTCGACAATTTCTACATCCTCCACATAACCATCGCTAGTGATAGTATATGCAACAACGGACGAATACGGTTTAGGAGCTCTTCTCCAATAGTCTAGATAACTTTCTGGTCCACGCATCTTCGCTGAAATATAATTAGAATATGTAGCTGGAACTTTCTTTCCTTTGATTTTTTTTACATAACCTTTAACGGGTCCATTGTCGGATACTTTCTCATCAGAGATTTTCTCACCTTGCTCTTGGTTCGGCGTTTCGGTTCCCGTTATCACACCACCGTTCAAGTCTTCCACTGAATCTGGAATATTCGGATCAATAAAATAGAATTCAAGATTTTCCGGTTGAAAGTGTTTTGCCTGGTCTTTCTTCGAATCTGATGGCTTCTGCCTCTGCAATGTAAAAGGTATTATTACAAGGATCACAAGAAAGATTAAATGAACCAAAAGAGATATGGGTAGATGATTCATAAATCCAATACGAAGTGAATTTCTCTGAGGCTCCCTATCAAATCTCAAATTTTGAAAATACTGGATTAGTAGAAATTTAGAGAAAACATAAATCGCAATCACGAGACTAGCGAATATAATTATATACTTATAGCTGCTTGCTTTGAGAAAAAATTCTTTATCTGGAATTCCAGGCTTGAGTCCCCATGATGCAAGGAATTGAATTCCAAGTATGGGGCTTTCTTTTGCAAAATACGCAACTCCAAAAATAAATATGGAAATAAGAAAAATGAATAATAAAGGAAAACCTTTCCAGAAATCGCCAGCATAGATATGTCCCCAACCTGGTAAAAAATAATCACGCAATCGTGCTGATTTATAAACTTCTTTAGTCAGTTCCGGACTGGGCTTATCAAGATTATGAACTTTTGCGAGGAATACTCTTCGCTTATAAAAACCAACTGACAGTCTTCTAAACAAGGTCGTGAGTACAGCAAATGGTCTTCCCCCGGAAAACCAAGAATGCACCATGCCTAAAGAAAGAATGTAGACTGCAAGCAATTCCTTCTCTCTTCCCATGGGTGCAAAAATATTGGTAAAGAATAATCCTTTTTCATAGATTGTAGATAACATAGATAATACGGAAGCAATAAGCCAAACTAGTAGAACCCAGCTGATTCGAGTCATTTTGTTCTGCTTCAATCGAATCCGAGTTTTTAAAGATGAGCGTTTAATCTCAAACAATGAGTAAGAGTAATTGATTAGTAGAAAAAGCAAACCAACAAGATAAGCAAAACCTATCCAAGATTCTGAACCAGACTCTACATCGCCAAAGATTCGCGTCTCCCAACTCATTCCTAGCAATGAAGAAAGTTCCAAACCATAAAATAGAATAAATATAAAAATATGCAAAACTATCAAAGTAAAACTTTGAGATCGTAATTTCTGATCTTTTCCAAAAATTACCCATACGCCGAGCGGAAAAAAAATTCCCAGATGGAGAAAAGGGCTCATCCAAAGTAAGATACTTACTGCTCGTTTCATAATGCCATCATCTGCTACGGGAAGTGTATTCCAAGAAAATTCTTTTCCTTTTCGGAGAATCTTCAAATCATGACAGTCGTATGGCCAAGGAAAACATTAAAGAAGATTCTTCACTCAAACAAATCGTATCCCTCGCAAAACGTCGTGGTTTTGTATTTGGAGGCTCAGAAATCTACGGAGGTCTTTCGAACACTTTTGATTACGGACCCCAAGGAATCGAAATTTTATTAAACCTCAAGAAACTATGGTGGCAGTATTTTGTTCACAAACGAGACGATGTTCTTGGCTTAGATTCGTCTATTTTGCTTCACCCAAAAGTTTGGGAGGCATCTGGTCACGTTTCCAATTTCAATGATCCATTGATGGATTGCAAAAGCTGCAGAAGTCGCTTCAGGGTTGATAAATTCTTAGAAGATAAGAAAGGGGAAAATTTCTGTGTAGGAAAATCTTTAGATGAGATGACACAGATCATTTTAGAAGAGAATTATAAATGTCCAAACTGTGGTTCGGAAAAAACTTTTACCCCAGCCCGCCAATTCAATCTTATGTTCAAGACTTCTCATGGTGCGTCTGAAGAAGATGCAACCGAAATCTATCTGAGACCAGAAACTGCACAGGGAATTTTTATTAACTTTAAAAATGTATCTCAGATTTCTCGCAGGAAAATTCCATTTGGAATCGCTCAGATAGGAAAGTCTTTTCGAAATGAAATCATGGCTCGTCAATTTATTTTCAGAACTCGCGAGTTCGAACAGATGGAGATGGAGTTTTTCTGTGAGCCTGGCACCCAAGGGAAATGGTTCAGCCATTGGGTTGATTATTGTATGACATGGCTTATCAATGTTGTTGGCCTAAAGCCGGATAGCATTCGAATCCGTGACCATGATCCAGAAGAACTCTCGCATTACAGTGACAAGACGTCAGATATTGAATTCAAATACCCATTCGGTTGGGGAGAGCTTTGGGGCATTGCTTCAAGAACCGATTTCGATCTTACACAACACGAGAAATTCTCTGGAGAAGATTTGAAATATATTGATCAAGAAAATAAAAAGAAGTTCCTTCCATATGTGGTTGAGCCTGCACTCGGACTGAATCGACTTTTTCTTGCAGTTCTTGCTGATGCCTATGAAGAAGAAAAATTAGAAGATGGTGATATTCGAACAGTGTTACATCTTCATCCAAAAGTTGCACCTGTCAAAATAGGGATTTTCCCACTTATGAAGAAAGATGGACTAGCGGAAAAGGCCAAAGAAATATATGACTCTCTTTCAGAACATTGGTATTGTGAATACGATGAAGGTGGCGCAATAGGCAAGCGATACAGAAGGCAAGATGAAATCGGAACTCCATTCTGTATAACAATTGATTATAACACAATGGAAGACAATACAGTGACGGTTCGAGAAAGAGATACAATGAATCAAGACAGGATTCCAGTAACTTCTCTCAAATCTTATTTTATTGAGAAATTGTAAACTGAGTCTGAATAACCAACTCAGTTAAATGGACAAATTGAATCTATGCCTATAGTTGACCTTAGCGCGGAGGATCGAGAAGAAGCGATTGAATTGGTTGGTCAGTTTTTTCGCAAGATCAACTCTCTCGATCTGGACGGTCTGTTCCAGATTCGACCAAGAGCTGCAACCAAATTTGTAGACATTTACTTGAAGTTAGCTGGAACAGATAAGGTTGTTTTTCGTGGATTCCGAACAGAGGATTCCGAATTGGTCTCGCTAATTATAGCTCGAGTAGAAGATAAACCTTTTCTAGTTGAAGAAAAAACTCTCTATATTGATATTGCGGTCACAAAGAATGGCCGAAAAAAAAATGGATATATGAGTTTGCTAATAGACTCAGTCTCAGATTGGGCCAAATCAAATGGTATTCAATCTCTGGAACTTAGAGCTATTGCAGCCAATCAAGAAGCAATGGATTATTGGCGTTCTAAAGGGTTTCAAGAATTCTATGTTCGATTTCGAAAAAAATTGATAAATGAATAATTGAATAAAAAAATGTTTTCTTTTTCATTATTACCCCTTCACATGGTTGTATATGGAATGGGAAAAGGTATTAAGAGACGCTGTTCAAGGGAATTCAATTAAGGAACTCCATCTCAGAAAAGTTCCTACACTGAAGACTTGTGATGATTGGAACAAGGTAACAGAATTAGGAATGGTTGATCACAAGACCAAATATGCCTACTATAAAGGTGGCTTAGTCAAATACGGAGATCGACTTTTCTTCGTCAGTGAAGAAAGACTCGAAGCTGTCTCCAACTTCCGCAAATGGAATTTTAAGACCAAGATCAAAATCACAGATATTGATAAATAAGCTGATTCTGAAACAGACTTCCATTTCTTGGAAGTCTATCCTTCCAAATATTTAAAATACAACCAAAATTTCTTGAACTGTCCCCTAATGGACTGATCAACTCAATTGCCCTTGAGAATAGAGGAATACCTATAATTTCTAATATGCTGATTGGTTAAAGAATTAGAACAGGATGGGATGGGATGGGATGGGTTGGGTTGGGTTGGGTGGACGAACGGGGCTTAAGCCCCTCCCTCTCTGACTATCGATTCAGTCGTATAATAAGGTTTAGACGCTCAGCAATTGCGATCACTTCCATGACTCTGGTTTTATCAATGATAATACCGGTCGGAGAGATTTCTTCAATCACAAACTTTTTGCCCTTTATCTGACCCATTAGCAATTCCATCACGTTTGGATCTTTGGTTCTAACTAAAACAGAATCCTCGGTGATGGTGACTATTGGAAGATTAGATCCCCAATCTTCGAGTAAGAACAATAAGTTCTGTGCGAGTTCACCCTTATTGCTTTCTCTTAGAAAATGAATAAATTCTTTTGGATTGTAACCAAGTAAAATCCCTGATTGGAAAGAATCCTTGGTGAGAATGAAAGTATAAACACGATCATAATCCTTCAACTCTGCAAATGCCTTCATTAAGTTGATTCCATAGATCGAAACTCGATCAGGGAATGCAATAATCGACATATCAGGATTGATAGTAATTCCGCCCTTCTCTGTTGCTTGTGACAATTCATCTTGGTTGAAATAGAACTTGCCAAGATCCGCAAGCGACAATTGACGATTTGGATATTCGACTTCAATCAATCCAAAAAGATGAAGATAGAAAATTGCAGATTGAATCTCTTTTCGAAGATCAGCAAGATCTTCTTCGAAAGTTTTGATTCGAAAGCCTGGAGCAAAAATCAAATGCTCTCGAATGATATTAGAGAAAATCACATGAACATTGATCGAACCATAATTCATGATCAATTTAACACATTTATCTAATATAGGCTTATCATAAAATGGCACTTCTGTAGATAAGAAAACTTCTGGAGGATTCAGTCGTCTGGATCTCGCTTCATTCACTTCGTGAATGATATTGCGCATCAATTCGAATATATCACGAGTCTGGAACTCATCAATATCACCTGTGAGAACAACATTCTCACCTTTGATATCCACCAAATTCATAAGTCGCAATATAGGAAGAATCAATTCAATCTGATAAACTTGGCTCTTCTCAGGAAATATATCAATATCAGGATTTAGTAATTCAGTTTCCGTTCTCTTGTGATCAGCTTGTTTGATCTTTCCAGATTTCGCAAGATTTAGACCTTTTCTAGAAATGTACGAAATCAACTTCTTAGAGTTAAGATAAAAATCTAGTTGATTGGTCGCCCTCTTCTCAGTTCTCTGCTTGGTACCTTTCTTAATTGGTGGAAGCAATGGATTGGTCTGAATATATTCCAAAATTTCTTTTGGAATGATCGCTACTCGAATAAATTTATCTTCAACAAAGTAAACATCTCGTATCAAATGCAAATTCGTTAAGTGCGGAATGCTCACTTCAAATTTGCCACGATTCGTTATGATATAATTGCGAAGAACATCCATTTCGATAACGCCACCATGGATGTAAATCTTATGCAAAACATCTCGTTGGAATTCATCCAATGAGTCTAGAGTCTTTTGGATTCCTTCATTGGAGATTGCATTTTTGAGAAAATGTGAATCTGCTTTCTTTACAGATTGAGCTTCCAACCAGTCGTGGTGGAAATACGATAATTCAACTTTGGCAAGTTCTTTCTCTATGGAATACTTGAACTTTTCACCCTTTGCATTCTGATCGCTCTTTACAATTCCCGCAATTTCTTCGTAGAAATGGTATTTATCTAAATTGTTGGTGAGTCTCTCACGATTCTTCCTCTGGTAAACCATGAAGTATTTACGCAGAAGATTTAGCTCCATCTCAACATTGATGGGTGGAATATTCACTTTTCGTGATATCTCACCAAGAGTCATAACGTTCTTATTCTTAAGAATATGCGTAATGATTGTAACTTGTAAGCTTGAAAATTTTTCTAAGACCCATTTCAGATAAAATTCATCAGTAAAACTGCTAATTAAATATTGTATTGCGGTCTTTTTATCTTTGACTGGAAACTTAGGTA of Leptospira sp. GIMC2001 contains these proteins:
- a CDS encoding GNAT family N-acetyltransferase; this translates as MPIVDLSAEDREEAIELVGQFFRKINSLDLDGLFQIRPRAATKFVDIYLKLAGTDKVVFRGFRTEDSELVSLIIARVEDKPFLVEEKTLYIDIAVTKNGRKKNGYMSLLIDSVSDWAKSNGIQSLELRAIAANQEAMDYWRSKGFQEFYVRFRKKLINE
- a CDS encoding PrsW family glutamic-type intramembrane protease, giving the protein MKFEDLTITALVWGFFSILPWAYVLIATYPKSFGNSLSIDQNTTKQISFLRVLMVSALCFLAGILSTYLILEVNPIIWPQVEIKAKKPKSLLTQTIHLAFIQAGMVEEAFKISFILLIGFFLLRNPDKTWNKGIVPAAGFTALGFAFIENSYYIFSEVPEKRFETYIGRTIHSSNIHMLINLCFALFLLKSNSIPSISSRRGLVGFAFFLAVMQHGVVDFFLIPASNLGAWIATAMFIGIWVWVVRDYRVYVLDKKLNPI
- a CDS encoding helicase — protein: MSKETVLYQELEKLDMTELKKTAQLWNLPKFPVKDKKTAIQYLISSFTDEFYLKWVLEKFSSLQVTIITHILKNKNVMTLGEISRKVNIPPINVEMELNLLRKYFMVYQRKNRERLTNNLDKYHFYEEIAGIVKSDQNAKGEKFKYSIEKELAKVELSYFHHDWLEAQSVKKADSHFLKNAISNEGIQKTLDSLDEFQRDVLHKIYIHGGVIEMDVLRNYIITNRGKFEVSIPHLTNLHLIRDVYFVEDKFIRVAIIPKEILEYIQTNPLLPPIKKGTKQRTEKRATNQLDFYLNSKKLISYISRKGLNLAKSGKIKQADHKRTETELLNPDIDIFPEKSQVYQIELILPILRLMNLVDIKGENVVLTGDIDEFQTRDIFELMRNIIHEVNEARSRRLNPPEVFLSTEVPFYDKPILDKCVKLIMNYGSINVHVIFSNIIREHLIFAPGFRIKTFEEDLADLRKEIQSAIFYLHLFGLIEVEYPNRQLSLADLGKFYFNQDELSQATEKGGITINPDMSIIAFPDRVSIYGINLMKAFAELKDYDRVYTFILTKDSFQSGILLGYNPKEFIHFLRESNKGELAQNLLFLLEDWGSNLPIVTITEDSVLVRTKDPNVMELLMGQIKGKKFVIEEISPTGIIIDKTRVMEVIAIAERLNLIIRLNR
- a CDS encoding FecR family protein, with amino-acid sequence MQKFKSKRNNSQKHGFIFVLTTLSILIFFVHCKPSEWFGARSESNPGIVVIFTNGEVEIIRTHAEKTESISPKQGMVLFANDQIKTGSGSIDLQSPQGNLLRIKAYTNLKLESLGAANSGQTTVNISWGELLVKTKKLKSNDDFQVKTPTAVAGVRGTTFSVELEKDKIPKIKVFEGSVAISFRMDELKEIQKDPLEKESYEKLISLLESKEVILGATEESQINPTFHEIFHLINYKKDGELPSIEKIDKLVTDSDNLLQKSNFEITPQKQAEVETLVPTREELITESIANQEIKDESKSEEIENKIAANHKEEMENAIGNIETRANEKKLESEKDIQNYYSILEIVNMSNGEKLSGAIITQIGDTIILHSTKGTTRLELSDIEFVEYKSFKLQTKTKK
- a CDS encoding ArsR/SmtB family transcription factor, which encodes MTKKSAIKLSKEELKEKTLASLSQVLDAKFLTALSEPSRVDLLKQVIRMERADISQLSEKSSLDRSVISRHLNILFEAGILGRIKEGRQMFYFLNPTEAIRKLRLILENMEEIIRSCC
- a CDS encoding TetR/AcrR family transcriptional regulator codes for the protein MNDKPKERILETSQRLFYIQGYDATGINQILEESGTHKNSLYKYFPSKKDLGIAYLESQKISILDFVKKLSQQNPNLKDFIRTWINMILRQTRSDQFMGCPFANFSSQTLSDRESFHAVLKSALNDWIQIIGKYFEDCKKDRQLPESMDPYDLATQLISIYEGNVQMYLISHDKNYIKRIETDFLARIT
- a CDS encoding energy transducer TonB; the encoded protein is MKILRKGKEFSWNTLPVADDGIMKRAVSILLWMSPFLHLGIFFPLGVWVIFGKDQKLRSQSFTLIVLHIFIFILFYGLELSSLLGMSWETRIFGDVESGSESWIGFAYLVGLLFLLINYSYSLFEIKRSSLKTRIRLKQNKMTRISWVLLVWLIASVLSMLSTIYEKGLFFTNIFAPMGREKELLAVYILSLGMVHSWFSGGRPFAVLTTLFRRLSVGFYKRRVFLAKVHNLDKPSPELTKEVYKSARLRDYFLPGWGHIYAGDFWKGFPLLFIFLISIFIFGVAYFAKESPILGIQFLASWGLKPGIPDKEFFLKASSYKYIIIFASLVIAIYVFSKFLLIQYFQNLRFDREPQRNSLRIGFMNHLPISLLVHLIFLVILVIIPFTLQRQKPSDSKKDQAKHFQPENLEFYFIDPNIPDSVEDLNGGVITGTETPNQEQGEKISDEKVSDNGPVKGYVKKIKGKKVPATYSNYISAKMRGPESYLDYWRRAPKPYSSVVAYTITSDGYVEDVEIVEGSEYPDQDLLTIELIEGLSPLMSPPSKNGNDIRVTELFWNGTLDPDAMPTPLQKEMVTHFDGRYMEEIE
- a CDS encoding glycine--tRNA ligase; translation: MAKENIKEDSSLKQIVSLAKRRGFVFGGSEIYGGLSNTFDYGPQGIEILLNLKKLWWQYFVHKRDDVLGLDSSILLHPKVWEASGHVSNFNDPLMDCKSCRSRFRVDKFLEDKKGENFCVGKSLDEMTQIILEENYKCPNCGSEKTFTPARQFNLMFKTSHGASEEDATEIYLRPETAQGIFINFKNVSQISRRKIPFGIAQIGKSFRNEIMARQFIFRTREFEQMEMEFFCEPGTQGKWFSHWVDYCMTWLINVVGLKPDSIRIRDHDPEELSHYSDKTSDIEFKYPFGWGELWGIASRTDFDLTQHEKFSGEDLKYIDQENKKKFLPYVVEPALGLNRLFLAVLADAYEEEKLEDGDIRTVLHLHPKVAPVKIGIFPLMKKDGLAEKAKEIYDSLSEHWYCEYDEGGAIGKRYRRQDEIGTPFCITIDYNTMEDNTVTVRERDTMNQDRIPVTSLKSYFIEKL